GCTACCTTGTTACGACTTAGTCCCAATCACGGAGTTCATCTTAGGCGCCTGCCTCCCGAAGGTTAGCTTAGCGACTTTGGACGCCCCCCGCTTTCGTGGCTTGACGGGCGGTGTGTACAAGGCTCAGGAACATATTCACCGCAGTATAGCTGACCTGCGATTACTAGCGATTCCAACTTCATGCAGGCGAGTTGCAGCCTGCAATCCGAACTGAGCGACGCTTTTTGGGATTTGCTTGATCTCGCGATTTCGCTTCCCTTTGTACGCCGCATTGTAGCACGTGTGCAGCCCTGGACATAAAGGCCATGATGACTTGACGTCGTCCCCACCTTCCTCCGGTTTGACACCGGCAGTCTCCTTAGAGTCCCCACCATGACGTGCTGGCAACTAAGGATAGGGGTTTCGCTCGTTCAGCGACTTAACGCGACATCTCACGACACGAGCTGACGACAGCCATGCAGCACCTGTGCAAGTTCCACCCGAAGGCGTCACTCTGCTTTCACAGAGCTAATACAAGCATGTCAAATCCAGGATAAGGTTCTTCGCGTTGCCTCGAATTAAGCCACATGCTCCACCGCTTGTGTGAGCCCCCGTCAATTCCTTTGAGTTTCAGCCTTGCGACCATACTCCCCAGGCGGAGTACTTAATGCTTTCGCTACGTCCGGAGAAGCCGAAGCTCCTCCCAACTAGTACTCATCGTTTACGGCTAGGACTACCGGGGTATCTAATCCCGTTCGCTACCCTAGCTTTCGTGCCTCAGCGTCAGTTAAGACCCAGTGTACCGCTTTCGCCACCGGTGTTCCTTCCGATATCAACGCATTTCACCGCTCCACCGGAAGTTCCGTACACCCCTATCTCACTCAAGTTTAGCAGTTTAGAGCGCCGTGCCAAGGTTGAGCCCTGGCATTTCACACCCTACTTACTAAACCGCCTACGCACCCTTTAAGCCCAGTGATTCCGAATAACGTTCGCACAGTACGTGTTACCGCGGCTGCTGGCACGTACTTAGCCCGTGCTTCCTCTGAGGCTCTGTCAAACAAAAGGGATAACCCTTCTGCATTTCATCCCCTCTGACAGCGGTTTACAACCCAAGGGCCTTCATCCCGCACGCGGCGTCGCTCGGTCAGACTTGCGTCCATTGCCGAAGATTCTCGACTGCAGCCACCCGTAGGTGTCTGGGCAGTGTCTCAGTCCCAGTGGTGGGGGCCATGCTCTCACACCCCCTAGACATCTAAGGCTTGGTGAGCCATTACCTCACCAACTACCTAATATCACGTAAGCCGCTCCTCTGGCGGAATCACACCTTTGCTCTCTATGCACCATACACAGAGAGGTTATCCGGTATTAATCACGGTTTCCCGTGGCTATCCCAGACCTGAGGGTACGTCACCTACGCCTTACTACCCCGTTTGCCACTTTCCACTTCCCGAAGGAAGCTTCTCGTCCGACTTGCATGCCTAATCCACGCCGCCAACGTTCATTCTGAGCCAGGATCAAACCCTTAAAAAATATGCCTATGACGGCAAGCCGTCATAAAAACAATAGAGAGTTTGACGCCAATCAACACCCGACAGGTCGCCTGCCTGATGCGCTACAGATTGGCTCAATAAATTTAAAATACCTTAATACATCCCTTCCACAATTCTCGAAAGAATCACTTCCAGAACGTACCGGCTTCCACTCTTAAAATTTGGGGCCACCAACCATTTTGTCAAAGATCAACCATCAAAGCTGTCTGCTCTTAAGTGTCCAATTTTCATCGACAATTAAGAGCCGGAACTTCAATGGGGACGCGGAGTTTATCCAGCTTTTCGGGAACTGTCAACGCAGTGGGAAAAGTTTTTTGAATAATGTTTGAATTCAAGAAAACTCTCCGTGGGAATGCCTTTTTCACACGTTTTCGGTAGTATCTAGCTATTAACTTTGATGCGTTCATCGACCTTTAGGATTTTAGGAACTTTCATGTCTCAGTCAGTTATTGGATCACATAAATTCGACCTGGATACCCCGATTCTCTGCATCGATCTGGATCTGATGGAATCAAATATTCAGAAGATGTCCGACTATATTCTCAGCCGCGGCAAGACCTGGCGTCCGCACGAAAAATGCCATAAAACCCCCGCCATCGCACTGGCTCAGATGCAGGCCGGCGCCATCGGCGTGACCTGCGCCAAGGTCTCCGAAGCCGAAGTCATGGCAGCTGCGGGTGTCAAAGATATTCTGATCGCCAATATGATTGTCGGTAAAACCAAATGGGAACGCGTGGTCTCTCTCTGTCGTCATGCACGTCCGATTATCGCCTGTGATCACTTTGCTCAAATCGAGCCTCTGGCCATGATGTGTGCCGAAGCGGGCGTCACCTGCCGCATGATGCCCGAAGTGAACATCGGCCTGAACCGGGTCGGCTCACGCCCGGGACAGGACACACTCGATCTGGCAATGGCCATCGATAAACTGGATGGCGTCGAACTGGCGGGCATCATGGGTTATGAAGGACACCTGCTCCAGGTTCAAGATCCGGCTGAAAAAGAAGAAAAAATTACCGAAGCCATGCGAACCCTCGTCGGCTGTAAAACGGCCATCGAAGCCAAAGGCATTCCCTGTGAAATCGTCAGCGCTGGCGGAACCGGCTCTTATCAGATTACTTCCAACTGCGAAGGAATTACCGAATTGCAGGCAGGCGGCGGCATCTTTGCCGACCCGATGTACGTCAACAAATGCGGTCTGACGGGCCTTGATTATTCACTCAGTGTGCTGGCGACCGTGGCCAGCCGTCCCGAAAAAGGACGCATGGTGCTCGACTGTGGTCGCAAGACAATGCACCCTGACTTCCAGCTTCCCCTGGTCAAAGCCTGGCCCGATGCGAAGGTGACAGCCCTTAGTGCAGAACACTGTGCCGTCGACCTGGGACCCGAATCACAGGACCTCAAGATCGGCGACAAAATCGAATTGATCCCCGGCTACGCCGACTTCACCACGATCCTGCACGAAAACTTCTACGGCTTCCGCAACGATCGCCTCGAAGTCGTCTGGCCAATCCAGGGGCGCGGGAAGATTCAGTAAGCCCACTCTGAACGGAAGTCAGATCAAATAGACATCAGAAATCTCGAAAGGTATTTGGACATTCTCTGAAAAACCGTTAATATAAACCGACACTTATATGACATGTTCGTTTGGTTCAAGGAGTATCCCAGATGGTGAGAGGTCACTTGAGCGATGGCTGCGCTGAATTTCGAAGTTCACTCCACCTGAACCGTCGCGGCTTTCTGAAAGCCGGCGGTTTGGGGATAGCTGGCTTGACGCTGGCTAATCTTCTGCAACACGAAGCGCACGCCGGTCCTGCTGCCCAAAAAGAGAATTCGGTTATCATCCTCTGGATGCGGGGCGGCCCGTCTCAGCACGAAACATGGGATCCGAAACCGTTGGCCCCTGCTGAATTTCGCGGGGATTTCGGTGCTATCAAAAGTTCTGTTCCCGGCATTGAAATCGTCGATCTGATGCCCCGTTGCGCGAAGATCATGGATAAGTGGTCGATTATTCGCAGCCTGCATCACACCAATGCGGGACACTCCGCCGGAGACCAGATTCTGTTCACCGGATACCCGCCTGGAACAGACCCCACTCTCAACGTGCATCCCAGTTGCGGTTCGATTGCCTCAGAACAACTGGGACACCTGACTCCTGAACTGCCCCCATACGTCATGATTCCCCGCCAGGTGCCGGGAACCGATTCGGCTTACCTGGGCGTGGCGCACAAGCCGTTTGAAACATTAGCCGACCCGGCCAATGACGCCCCGTTTACCTTACAAAACTTCTCGCTGGTCGAAGGCATCAGCGACAATCGTTTTACGCGTCGTAAAGACCTGCTCAAAGGCTTTGACCAGTTTCGCACTGACTTGGACCGCTCCGGGCAACTCAAAGCCATTAACGAATTCCAGCAACAGGCGTTCGGCATCTTAAGTTCCGACAAAGCCCGGAAAGCGTTCGACCTGGATGCAGAACGCAGCAGTACACGAGAACGCTACGGTTTTATTCCCCGCTATGATCCCATGGACCCGACCCGTTGCAGCGCGAGTGCCTTTTCACAGCGGATGCTCTTAGCTCGCCGTCTGGTCGAAGCAGGCGTGAGACTTGTGACAGTCGATTGCCGCTGGTGGGACACGCACGTTAAAGGATTCGACTCGATGCGAAATGGTTTTCTGCCCCGCTGGGATCAGGCCTACTCGGCTCTGATCGAAGACCTGGACCAACGCGGCCTGCTGGAAACCACGCTAGTCGTCGCCTGGGGAGAATTCGGTCGCACACCACGCGTGAATAAGAATTCTGGCCGCGATCATTACCCGAATGTATTCAGCGCCGCGATCGCCGGAGGGCCCGTCAAAGGGGGCCGTGTCGTCGGTTCGTCCGATGCCAAAGGCGCGTTCCCCAAAGATAATCCGAAAACGCCGCAGGATGTGCTCGCCACGGTCTACCAACACCTGGGAGTCGACACCGAGAAGCATTATCTGGATCATTCGGGCCGCCCGATCATTACGCTCCCCTACGGAGAACCATTACACGAGTTGATGTAGCATTGATGCAACAATACCAGTTCTACTCGTCATCCATCCGTTTTAACAGAGCGTTGTAATCATTCAGACAGCGTGTGATCAATTCGCGGAGTTCCTGGAACTCCGTCTGATTCGCGTGTGTGGATAACAATAATGGCTGCATCCAGCCCTGCATTAGATCAAACTGCGTTTCCAGAACGTTTAGAAGCGAGCGAGGGATTTTATTGACAACCGTGATTTTATCGTCAGGAGTGTGTGCTCGTTCCTCAGTTTGAGGAGCAGGAGTTGATGGTGCCGAACGTGATTGTAGTGACTGCTCAAACAGAGTGGTTACATTTTGGGTGCCCGAGGAAAGTGCTGCCTGAATCGCATTCAGACTCTCAGCCAGATGTTGAAATCGCTCCGAGAAATCTTTGGCATAGAGATCGAGATTGGTTTCTTTCTTTTCCGTCAAACGATTCATACCAGCGTCCATCGTCTCGCGGATGTCCTGAAGCCCCTCGCCGACATTACTGAGCTGCAGCACTGCCTGGGCCAGACGATCTTCGCCTCCCACACCTTTTAGCTGTAGATTTTTGCGGAATGATTTCTTGATGTCATTCCAGCGCTGAAGCTCGGCTTCGGTTAAAATTCCCATCAATTCCTTGAACTTCAACAGGTTGGCTTCCGTATCCGATGTCAGAGTCTGGGCGTCGTTTTCATAATTGGAAACGATCAGCGTTTCGAGTTCTTTCTCGTTCATGACCGCAAACACTTTTTCGGCGATGCGGTTCATATTTCGGTAGGAACCCTGTAACTTGAATGCCGGTTCGGTGCGATATTCATCAGACTGGGCTGCCGAGCGGATGTATTCCCGGTTGACACTCAAGATCACATCACGTACGCGGATCAGTTTCTTCATGGTGGAAACCATCTCGTTGAGTTCTTCCACCGAGTAATTGCCTTCCAGATCGCCGCGTTCTCCGGTTCCATCCTGTGCCATCTGAATGATGGTATAAACATCCTTCTGGCTCCGCGAAGAGAGTGGATTCAGCACTGGATTGGACGTAATACAGTTTTCCAGATAACTCATTTCAAAGGCATCCGCGTGTTCGCCGATCACTTCTCCCAGGTTATAAATGTCGGCCCGGTTGGAGAGCATGTCGGGAATCTGGAATTTCTCGCCGCTTTCCGTATAAGGATTACCCGCCATCACAACGGCGACTTTTCTGCCGCGTAAGTCATAGGTACGGGTCTCGCCTTGATAAACGCCTTCGATTTTGCGCTGGGCATCACAGAGCGAAATGAATTTCTGTAGGAACTCGGGATTACAGTGCTGAATGTCATCCAGATAGATCATAACATTGTCGCCCATCTCCAGAGACAGGTTGAGCTTCTTGACCTCTTCTCGAGCGCCGGCATTGGGGGCAGCCGCCGGATCGAGTGAAGTCACCTGATGCCCGAGAGCCGGTCCGTTGATTTTCATGAAGATGATTCCCAACCGATTGGCAATATATTCCATCAACGTCGTTTTCCCGTAACCGGGGGGCGAGACCAGCATCAGCAATCCCATGCGGTCAGTCCGTTTCTGTTCGCCTGCTTCCCCCATCTGCTTGGCCAGGTTATCACCAATGACTGGTAAATAGACTTCGTCGAGTAGCCTGTTTCGAACAAATGAAGTCAGTACGCGCGGTCGGAATTCATCGAGCCGCATGGAATTACGGGATCGATCTACGATCTCTTTTTTCAATGCCAGATACGATTCATACCGGGGAACGTTGACCGATTCAAATTCGGTTAACCGCTTCATATAGCGATTGAAGTGCAAATGATATTCTCCATTTTGAATGCGTGCATGTGAGCCTGACAGACCGGATATCTGTGCGGTCACGGTCGCATCAATCAGTCGGCTGCGATCGAGTTTGTCCTGAAGCAACAGTAGCGATACTTCATCCAGATAATCATAATCTTCGTCTGAATCCAGATGATCCAGATACGCCTGAACCCAGTCGCGCGCCAGGAGAAACCAGTTCGCCGGATTTTCATTCGTAGCAGCCAGACTTTCCTGCAGTCGTTCCAACGCGTTATTGTGTTTTAAATATTTTTCAAACTCCAGATAGAGATCAGCGGCCCGCTTACTGACCACAAACGCCTCTCCACGTACCAACTCCAGAAACAGGTATTCGGCAGCTTCCGGAATCAATGCCTGATCACAACAGGAAATTCGCTGTACGAATTGCGAAAGCTGCTGTTGTAGTTCGTTGATGTAATACTGTTGTTGGCCGGTCTGAGGAAAGACCTGCATGATCCGACCAAATCCGGCTAACTTGGTGGCAAAGAGATCTTTTGTTTCCGGGTCGCAAAAATACTCCCAATAGAGTGACGCTAAAGCGCGTGCTCCCGACTGATATCGCAAAAGCCCGAGTGCCGGTTTCACTTTCAGCAGTGACCGTAACAGCAACAAGGTATCCTGATCGTGGACCCCTTTGATATAACCTTCACTGTAACGCGGACCCATGAATTTCTGAATGAATGCCAGTAGCTCTTCATCCGATAGTTTGGCAAGCGATTCAACGGAGTGTTCCGGATCCGTCTCCAAAGATTTTAACAGGCAGTACGTTAAATATTCCACCCGATACACATCACGGTTTTCCGAAACGACTTCCTGATCCCAGACTTCTCTGGTTGCTAACAGACGTTCGTCTTCGATCACTTCAAAGAAGTTGGTTCCCGTCAAATGCAACTGCAGGGCATCATCACGATAGACGGTTGTTAAATCGAGCGGCTGACGATTGACCGTGAATTGGCGATTGCCGAGCTTGATGATATTTTCGCCATCAACAAACAATTCCTGCTTGTCTTTTAGCTGCCGGACGGCATCTTCGCGAATACTTTTCAGACGGCTCTGAATGTCATCGACTTTGACCGTATCTTCCAGCTCGCCCAGTTGTCGAACGATGTCCCGGACCTTGTCGATCATCAGGTCAGCAGCAAAATAACCATTGATCTCGTTTATCGTTTCTAACTGCTCTGCACGACTGCGGATCCCAGTCAGAATCCGGTCTGCCGACTTCGCCAGCGAATTTGCCCGCTTATTGCGACTTTCGACAATCGCCAGTTTGCGCGTCTCAAAGGCGGCGTAGATCTCTTCCCGCTTTTCGGTCAACTGCTCAACGAATTCATCAAATTCCGAAAATCGGCCTTCGAGTTCCTCAACCTGAATCATCAGTTTGGTGAGAAAATCATCACACTTTTCAGGTGAATCGGAAACATCCAGATAATTGACCACCCCTTGATTCAGCAGCTTGATCTGGGCATTGAATTCCGCCACTCCTTCCACGGACATCAACTCTTTGATGCGTCGTTTTAGAGCGGCTCGGGATTGATTGATACGGGAAAAGTTCGTCGAAATATTATCAATGATCGCGGTGCGCTGTGTTGTATCTTCAACTTTCAGATTACTGACAATATCGATCAACATTTCGAGTTCGTTCGAGCTGGCTTCGATCTCCTGTTCGACCTTCCGTGCGTCGGCAACCTTCTCCACAGTTTGAATCTGTTCGGTCGCAGCAGTGATTCGATCTGCGTACGGCTTGAGTGCATCCTCTCTCAGCAGGAATGAAACACAGCGGGTTGCCAGTTTTTCGGTTCGCTTGCCGACACTTTGTTCCAGCCGATCGACCAGTCCCTGATCGACATACCGCAGATCGCGTAACGAAATCACATCGCCGCGCAAACCTCGTAAACTTGCCAGACTCTGGACAAAGTCATCAATCTTATCAAACCGTCGATGATCAATGTCAGTGAAAGTGTTCTTTGTCTTTGTCTCAATCTCGGCTGTTGTTTTTTTCGTATTCTGCCTGAGCTGCAGAACTTTTTCATACTCAGAGACGGCCGCTTCCGCAGCCTTTTTGATCTCAAGTACGACCTCGCCTAAGACAAACGTTTCCTGGTGATTGATCCAGAAATAGGAATCGAGCACGACACTGGTCTGTTTCACCAGATCAACATACAGATTTTCGTAAGCATCTTTTCGGTAGATCAACCCGAGAAGCTCATGGCATTCGGCCATGCCGCGTACGATGTCTTTATTACCAATTTTATCGAGATAAGAATCAGTTTTGTGTGGAACCTGAAATGATTCACTGATGTAAGGGGTCTTCCAAAGCTGAATCATGTGATGTTTTTGCGGCTCATCCTGGCCGGAAAAACAGATCAACTCTCCCCCTTCGAAGCGGGTGAAACCGTGGCAGATTAAAGGAGTATCGAGCTTTTGTTCGATCACATTGTACTGGAGTAGAACGTAGGCTCCCTGATCCGGCTGATAGAACACATACAGAAAGTCTTCACCGTTTGGAGACGCAATGCGTTCCTGATAGAGCATGTCCTGCAGTTCGGTGTCGAAGGTTTTTGATTCTCCGTTTTGCAGATAATAGCCGTTTGAAAACACCAGGCCATGATCATCGGGAAGCAAAATGCAGGCATCCTGGATTGAATCCAGCCGCTGAGCTTTCTGCAATTTTTCGTTATAAATGAAATACCGAAATTTCGTTTCTTTATACGGACGAATTTTCAACAATATCAGTGAGCCGATGAGTGCATAGAAAATCTCGGCATCGTCCAGGACCTGATCGGGATCGTCAACGGGTTCGGAGTAGATCCCCTCACCCGTTTCGGTATTGTTTTCAATCTTGATCGTCAGGTCGCCGCCGATGGTTTCGACAAACAGCCGATCATCGATCGAAATATGAGGATGTGCTCCTGTGTAATGCAGATCGCGATGAGTACGCGTCCATTCAAATTCCTGCTGAGACGGATACTGGACCTCGTGGTCACTCCGGTTATCTACATAAACGAGTTCGCTACCCTGAATCGCCCACTTGAACGACTTGAAATCCTTGGGGCCATCCCCGACCTTAAACAACATATACAAAAAAGGACCTTTGACAAAAAACTTGGCAAAGGTGGCATTTTTGTAATAGCGGTAGATGTCCTTGAAGTCTTTTTCGAACTCGACATTCTGAATCAGATCGAGTGGCAACGCATGATACGTGCCCTCTTTGAATTCGTAGACCGAGAACACGTCACTCAGATGTGTTTCTGATTTCAGGCCAAAGTGCACGTTGTAACCAAACAGAAACCGGTTCCCCACCGCCAGCATATCACGGGGGATGCAATTATGCTCGGTTGTGATGCGGTCACTGCCCAGCAGCTGGGTTTCAATGGAACCGAAGACCTCTTTACGCAACTCATTGAGTTTTCCGAGACGCGCCTTCAGCTCTTTTCCATGGCTCTGTAAGCGATTTTGAATAATTTCATATGTACTGCTTTCGAGGGCAATCGCATCTGCATTGCCGCCGGCAGTCTCTTCTGAATTATTTTCCAAATCGGCCATTGATCTTATTTCCCGTGGCACCTGATATCGTTAATTCTTACAAGCCATTGCCCTGAATTCAATCGGCTCTCTCCACTGAAGTTCACACTTCAGATGGAGAGCAAGCCGACAGAACAACTATAAAAAGTCGAAAGTTGAGGTTTACACTTTTCTACTTTTTGACTTTTGCATTGATAAATGAAGAAACTTTTTTGTCTGAAATTCCGAGGTTTTTCACAGTCTCCAACAGACGATTTAAGACGGACTTGTCTTCATCGCTGTCTGCCTGGACGAGCAGTTGAGAAATCAAAGCTGCCACGGAAAGATTCTTCACATCTTCAAAGGACATACCAAACCGGGAAATAAAAGTCTGGAGTTGATCTTCGAAGTAATCAGGGTTTCCATTAAAGAACGTATTTTTAATATCGGTCAGTGTTTCGCTGTTATGCACAAAGCGGTCGATGGATTTACCACTCTTGATCGAATCGACAATCTTGTCGAAGAAGGTGGTTTCGCCGCCGACAATATCGATGCGGGCCGACTTGAGTGCTTCCCCAACAATACCTGCCTGCGCTTCTGCAATTTCCTGTTGAGCAGCGATGGCCGCCAGTTCGATATCCTTATCTTTATTAATCTTAATCTTGAACTCTTCGTGCTCTCGACCAACACCATCGAACAGCTTCATCGCCTTGGCTTTTTCTACAATACCAGTCGCTTCAGAACTGAACTTGAGTTTCATGACAGTCGCCTCCGCGGTTCCGGCCTTCTCGGTTCCGTCGGCTTTGGCAATCATGACGTTGGCCTCGGCTTCGCCAGTTTTCTGTACGCCTTCCGCTTTGGCGATCATGACATTGGCTTCTGCCTGACCAGCCTTTTCGGTCGCGGTGGCCTTGGCAATCATGACCTGGGCATCTGCCAGTCCGATCGCAGCACCGTCTGCTGTCTTGGCTTCCGCCATGACTTTGATCGCGTCCGATTTCTTTTCGGTGGCCGTTTTCTCAGCCTCGGCTTCGATGACCACTTTTTCAGCCAGCAGTTCGGCTGAGGTTTTCTGAGCTTCTGCGGCTTTGACTTCCTTGACCAGATTCTCTTCTGCTTCCATTTCCGCCTTGGTCACGGTGACCTGCTTGAGTCGATCTGCGCCGGCGAACTCTTCGGTATCCTTGATTCGTTCCTGCTCTTCCACAACCGCGCGTTCTACAATCACACGCTCGCGGATTACTTCCTGAATATTGCGTTTTTCAACTTCAATCGCTTTATCTTTCTCGATGTCGGCGACACCCACGACACGTTCGCGTTCCTTGACTTCCAGCAACCGATCTTTTTCAACACGTTCCGTTTCGACTGCGTCAGTCCGCTGTTTACTCTTTTCAGCAACGATCACTTGTCGCAGTTTATTTTCCTCAGCAATCGCCAGTTCTTCATCTGTGCGAATGCGGGCTGATTCTGCCTTCAGGCGTTCTTCATGCTCGACACGGCGGGCTTCCGCCTGCTCACGAGCCGTTAATGCGGCAATTTCCCGCGTTTGTTTCTCAACCGCTTCCACACGCTGGCGTTCCAGTTCCAGAATCGTTTCCTGGGCTTCGACGTCCTGCTTCTTAATGGTCTTTTCTTTTTCACGCGTAATATTATTCGACAAGACATGCTCACGAGCCGTGAGGTCGGTGATCTTTTTGATCCCCTCCGCATCGAGAATATTCGTCGGGCTTAGTTTTTCCAGAGGAGTCTGTTCCAGATAGTCAATCGCACAGTCATCCAAAACATAACCATTCAGGTCTGTTCCGATAATCTTCAGAATCTCTTCCTTGAACTTATCCCGTTCATTATAGAGTTCTACAAAATCGAAGTGCTTCCCGACGGTCTTCAATGCCTCCGAAAACTTGGCATCAAACAATTCCACCAAAGCTTCGCGACTGGAGGCTCTATCACAACCCAACGACTGTGCTACATTGCGAATGTCACCAACGGTATTATTTACTCGTACGAAGAAAGCCACCTCAATATCTGCCCGGATATTATCCCGGCAAATCAGACCAACTTCCCCTTTTCGGGCAATTTCGATTCGCTTAACCGAAAGGTCCATCTGATCAGCTCGATGCAGAACAGGAATTACAATAATTCCTTCACCTGTGGCAACGCGAAGACCACCTGCTCCCGTTAACACCAATGCTTCCTCTGGTCCAACTTTTCGATAAAAGCGAGATATCGCTACAGCTAACCCGAATAGGATAGCCCCACCAATAATCACCATGGTGATAAAGGATGAACCGAACAGCTCCAATCCCAGCAGGTAGGAACTAGAAAAATAAATGGCTGAGATGGACATGGCTTAAGACTCCTGATTAATTTTCACTACGTAAAATACTTGTTTTTCCGAGTTATAGTCTGATAAACGAACCCAATCCCCCTTCTGGATCGAACTGTCTTCAGAACGAATATGTAGTTTCAAGGGGGCTCCTTCTGCTTCCATTTCTGCCTGCCCATATCGTTCGGATACTGAACTACTCGTGACTTGGCAGGACTTCCCCAGTAATGTTTCGATTTCATTTGGGGGAGTAAACTGAAAATACCCTTTAAATGGTTGAGTAATCAGTTTCGTCACCACCAAACTGATTCCCATATTTCGCAATGCTAACGGCAAATAATCCATTACCGTATTAATCTCGATCTTGGAATCAAAGTTGATTGAAAGCATCCACATGCTGAGTGAAAAGATGCTTAGCCATAACATCACCGGCACTTCGCCTAAATTCAGAAACCGTAAACCGATAAAACCAAAATCAAGTATTGATGGACTGTCTGTACCGATTTCGAAATCGAGATCAAAATCCAGCAAATCAAAATCCAAGACCCCCAATATGACGCTCACCCAATACAACAGACATAGCCCGACCAACACCGTTGCCGGCAATGTGGGCCAGTTAATTGCAGCGTGTATCAATTCGCTCACGATTTTCACCGGATAGTAAGGGGATGTGAAAAAATCCTACGAGCTCGTTCTGGATAGAATCCAACGAGTATGGTTACTCCAGTATGAACCCTAAAAACGGGTCTATCGCATTGAGAACGTAATTTTCTTTGATTGGATCACGAAAACCTGCGAAACCGGCAGATTTTTTCTTGATGTCGGAATCGTTAGCAAAAAGCGAGTTGTTCAGAGAACATTCAATGTAAGACAAGCGAATGAGCAAAATGGAAAATTTGTTCCAGTGAGGCAAGATTTGCTCAAGATTTTATTTGAGTCTGTCACGAAGTCAGGGAGGTCAAGGCGTGAAAAAAGCCACCTGTTGTAACGGTTATGTTCAACTGGTGGCTTGAAAGCATTATCAGTATTGCAGGTGCGGCTAAGCTTCAGCCTGCTGTTGCTGTAATTCGATCGGCGGGGCCCCCATAATATGGTAGCCTGAATCGACGTGATGATTTTCGCCGGAGACACCACTCGACAGATCACTTAACAGGTACATGCCAGCCTTGCCTACATCTTCCGGAGTAATATTTTTGCG
This genomic interval from Gimesia alba contains the following:
- a CDS encoding flotillin family protein → MVIIGGAILFGLAVAISRFYRKVGPEEALVLTGAGGLRVATGEGIIVIPVLHRADQMDLSVKRIEIARKGEVGLICRDNIRADIEVAFFVRVNNTVGDIRNVAQSLGCDRASSREALVELFDAKFSEALKTVGKHFDFVELYNERDKFKEEILKIIGTDLNGYVLDDCAIDYLEQTPLEKLSPTNILDAEGIKKITDLTAREHVLSNNITREKEKTIKKQDVEAQETILELERQRVEAVEKQTREIAALTAREQAEARRVEHEERLKAESARIRTDEELAIAEENKLRQVIVAEKSKQRTDAVETERVEKDRLLEVKERERVVGVADIEKDKAIEVEKRNIQEVIRERVIVERAVVEEQERIKDTEEFAGADRLKQVTVTKAEMEAEENLVKEVKAAEAQKTSAELLAEKVVIEAEAEKTATEKKSDAIKVMAEAKTADGAAIGLADAQVMIAKATATEKAGQAEANVMIAKAEGVQKTGEAEANVMIAKADGTEKAGTAEATVMKLKFSSEATGIVEKAKAMKLFDGVGREHEEFKIKINKDKDIELAAIAAQQEIAEAQAGIVGEALKSARIDIVGGETTFFDKIVDSIKSGKSIDRFVHNSETLTDIKNTFFNGNPDYFEDQLQTFISRFGMSFEDVKNLSVAALISQLLVQADSDEDKSVLNRLLETVKNLGISDKKVSSFINAKVKK